In the Pseudoliparis swirei isolate HS2019 ecotype Mariana Trench chromosome 21, NWPU_hadal_v1, whole genome shotgun sequence genome, one interval contains:
- the neurl4 gene encoding neuralized-like protein 4 isoform X3, whose translation MAAELHPRSGKLIGLSNSNRTAQRNQPVQEFNHGLVLSKEPLRDRDVFTVRIDKKVNSWSGSIEIGVTALDPTALDFPSSATGLKGGSWIVSGCSVLRDGRSVLEEYGRDLDQLAEGDRVGIQRSARGELHLWVNGQDCGTAANGLPPKLWAVVDLYGKCTQVTVVSCEPPPASTEKETIEQDEEVDEDDKEEEEDVEEEDVVVCGDREDGGITALMNDAAINGMINGDEAPELSCSRPDKFPNNLEPDTVLTEHQLFDVFNNAIVSCYRSEDEGGGEEGGGGGGAGGGVGEGGAGGNSGSDSSSRIDRGSGGGAVNSDGGSGTTAESGGGGGGGGSGNTNSPAGNGGVGLAAVPGAMTTNDALLFHEKCGTLIKLSNNNKTAERRRPLDEFNNGVVMTNRPLRHNEMFEIRIDKLVDKWSGSIEIGVTTHNPNNLDYPATMTNLRSGTIMMSGCGILTNGKGTRREYCEFSLDELQEGDHIGLMRKASGALHFYINGIDQGVAAAQTPDVVYGVVDLYGMAVKVTIVHNHNHTERLRRNNAIMRALSPDVGRPRPALTLTPDSEGPDRLLFHPNCGQKAAVISDGRTALRPHATDDFNHGVVLSSRPLRSNEVFQVRIDKMVDKWAGSIEIGVTTHNPAHLQLPSTMTNLRSGTWMMTGNGVMHNGTTILDEYGHNLDRLKAGDTVGVVRKEDGSLHFFVNGVAQGPAAWNVPPSVYAVVDLYGQAAQATIMDDIVDLLPLAEDSSEGPTVTSPGSPSSVGGATAANDLRFHHLHGSNAVITNGGRTALRQNCRSEFNDAIVISNRCLRDGELFEIIIQKMVDRWSGSIEAGVTAIKPDELDFPNTMTDIDYDTWMLSGTAVMQDGNTMRNNYGCDLDSLTTGSRIGMMRSASGDLHYYINGVDQGVACTGLPPEVYAVIDLYGQCVQVSITSSSGPLDNSLCASNITEKSFPIQSPVAGVAHRLHSKHGKNVVLLGDGCQAVRVGGYAHGIMFSAKELKADELFEVRIDEVAEQWCGSLHIGLTTLAPPELPACPLSGLSPSLPQLRTKVTWLLCGSEVRRNGVLQRQNYGCSLDRLTVGNRVGVKRCSDDTMHIFIDGEDMGPAATALAKNVYAVLDLYGRVTAVSIVSSSPTEDTESVKAPPFSSDSCSEGEEDSTPVTEVETEPCPSVPTGMVFLENHGKNIQLSNRHLTAARVSSYNQGLLVTAQPLARLQLFQFQIDRLNPSWTSSLSLGVIGHSPDRLNFPSTACCLKRSAWLLQRDSVFHNSLKICENYGPNLDTCPEGTVLGLLVDANSCLHLYVNGMDQGVAVQDIPSPCYPFIDLYGQCEQVTIVTDSVPAVGGESGETRCQGDMEKADMVDGIKESVCWTPPPEVNPNKTCEYQALCSRFKDLLTLPDGYFNEDAKYNLCYCESCHKLRGDEAYYKRGEPPRDYALPFGWCRFALRIKPHCEASNALKKWHIAYHGTTVGALRRTLDHSELLSGTSSIFSVSPVKAEGPSGYSEPEENSGPGREAPRVRLSPTMRYSGMEVFAPKVQFRDPRSHRSHHAQVGFQVCVRPGSYKAGPQTLGHSEPLDPRFSNSEIEWVTKEQGGTLLYGLLVRVE comes from the exons ATGGCGGCGGAGCTGCATCCGCGGAGCGGAAAGCTGATCGGCCTGTCCAACTCGAACCGAACCGCCCAGCGCAACCAGCCAGTCCAAGAGTTCAACCACGGCCTGGTGCTGAGCAAGGAGCCGCTGAGGGACCGGGATGTCTTCACCGTCCGCATCGACAAAAAG GTGAACTCGTGGAGCGGCTCCATTGAGATCGGTGTCACGGCGCTGGACCCCACCGCGCTGGACTTTCCCAGCAGCGCCACGGGCCTGAAGGGCGGCTCCTGGATCGTGTCGGGCTGCTCGGTGCTGCGCGACGGCCGCTCTGTCCTGGAGGAGTACGGCCGCGACCTGGACCAGCTGGCCGAGGGCGACCGCGTGGGCATCCAGCGCAGCGCCCGCGGGGAGCTCCACCTCTGGGTGAACGGGCAGGACTGCGGCACGGCCGCCAACGGCCTGCCGCCCAAGCTCTGGGCGGTGGTGGACCTGTACGGCAAGTGCACGCAGGTGACGGTGGTGAGCTGCGAGCCGCCGCCGGCCTCCACGGAGAAAGAGACGATAGAGCAGGACGAGGAGGTGGATGAGGAcgacaaagaggaggaggaggatgtggaggaggaggacgtggtgGTGTGTGGGGATCGGGAGGATGGGGGGATCACGGCACTGATGAATGACGCAGCTATAAATGGAATGATCAATGGAGATGAAG CGCCTGAGCTGAGCTGCAGCAGACCAGACAAGTTCCCCAACAACCTGGAGCCGGACACGG ttCTAACGGAGCACCAGCTCTTTGACGTGTTCAACAACGCAATAGTATCTTGTTATCGCTCGGAGGACGAGGGCGGAGGGGAAGAAGGCGGAGGCGGTGGAGGAGCAGGCGGCGGcgtaggagaaggaggagcaggaggaaattCCGGTTCCGACTCCTCTTCCAGAATCGACAGGGgcagtggaggaggtgcagtcAACAGCGACGGTGGATCAGggacaacagcagaaagtggaggaggaggaggaggaggaggcagcggaAATACGAACAGCCCCGCTGGCAACGGAGGGGTCGGGCTGGCGGCGGTGCCGGGCGCCATGACCACCAACGACGCGCTGCTGTTCCACGAGAAATGCGGCACACTGATCAAactgagcaacaacaacaagacggcGGAGCGGAGGAGACCGCTGGACGAGTTCAATAACGGTGTGGTGATGACCAACCGGCCGCTCCGACACAACGAGATGTTTGAG ATCCGCATCGATAAGCTGGTGGACAAGTGGTCCGGCTCGATAGAGATCGGTGTGACCACACACAACCCCAACAACCTGGACTATCCTGCAACTATGACCAATCTGCGCTCAg GTACAATCATGATGAGTGGCTGTGGGATACTAACCAACGGCAAAGGAACCCGCAGGGAATACTGTGAATTCAGCCTGGACGAACTTCAG GAGGGAGACCACATCGGGTTGATGCGCAAAGCCAGCGGAGCGCTCCATTTCTACATCAATGGCATCGACCAAG GTGTCGCTGCAGCCCAGACCCCCGACGTGGTCTACGGCGTGGTCGACCTCTACGGCATGGCGGTCAAAGTCACCATCGtgcacaaccacaaccacaccGAACGCCTCCGACGCAATAACGCCATCATGAGGGCGTTGTCTCCGGACGTCGGCCGGCCCAGGCCGGCTCTTACCCTCACTCCGGACTCGGAGGGGCCCGACCGGCTGCTCTTCCATCCCAACTGTGGCCAGAAGGCCGCCGTCATCAGCGACGGCCGGACAGCGCTGCGGCCGCA TGCGACGGATGACTTCAACCACGGCGTGGTGCTGAGCAGCCGGCCGCTGCGCTCCAACGAGGTGTTCCAGGTCCGTATCGATAAGATGGTGGACAAGTGGGCGGGGTCCATCGAGATCGGCGTCACCACACACAACCCCGCCCACCTGCAGCTGCCCTCCACCATGACCAACCTGCGCTCGG GCACGTGGATGATGACGGGTAACGGCGTGATGCACAACGGAACGACGATCCTGGACGAGTACGGACACAACCTGGACCGGCTCAAG GCCGGTGATACGGTCGGCGTGGTGCGAAAAGAGGACGGCAGCCTCCACTTCTTTGTAAACGGCGTGGCCCAGGGCCCCGCGGCCTGGAACGTCCCCCCCAGTGTGTACGCCGTGGTGGACCTCTACGGCCAGGCTGCTCAAGCCACCATCATGGACGACATCG TGGACCTATTGCCTCTCGCAGAGGACAGCTCAGAGGGCCCCACGGTCACGTCCCCCGGGAGCCCCTCCTCGGTGGGAGGGGCCACCGCAGCCAACGACCTGCGTTTCCACCACCTGCACGGCAGTAACGCCGTCATCACCAACGGGGGGCGCACCGCTCTGCGTCAGAACTGCCGCAGCGAGTTCAACGACGCCATCGTCATTTCCAACCG GTGCCTTCGGGATGGAGAGCTCTTCGAAATCATTATTCAGAAGATGGTGGACCGCTGGTCGGGTTCAATTGAAGCAG GAGTGACAGCCATCAAGCCCGATGAGCTTGATTTTCCCAACACTATGACTGATATCGATTATGACACTTGGATGCTGAG TGGCACTGCCGTCATGCAAGATGGCAACACAATGCGCAACAACTACGGTTGTGACCTGGACTCCCTGACCACGGGCTCTCGTATTGGTATGATGCGCTCAGCCAGCGGAGACCTCCACTATTACATTAACGGTGTGGATCAAGGCGTCGCCTGCACCGGCCTGCCTCCAG aggtgTACGCTGTGATCGACCTGTATGGTCAGTGTGTCCAGGTGTCCATCACCAGCTCCTCAGGCCCGCTGGATAACAGCCTGTGTGCCAGCAACATCACTGAGAAGAGCTTCCCCATCCAGTCGCCAG TAGCTGGCGTCGCCCATCGACTCCACAGTAAACACGGCAAGAATGTGGTCCTGCTCGGCGACGGCTGCCAGGCCGTGCGAGTCGGAGGTTACGCCCACGGCATTATGTTCAGCGCCAAGGAGCTCAAAGCCGACGAGCTGTTTGAG GTGAGGATTGACGAGGTGGCTGAGCAGTGGTGCGGTTCGCTGCACATCGGCCTGACCACGCTGGCCCCTCCGGAGCTGCCGGCCTGCCCGCTGTCGggcctctccccctccctcccgcaGCTGCGCACCAAGGTCACCTGGCTGCTCTGCGGCTCTGAGGTCCGTCGCAACGGCGTGCTGCAGCGCCAGAACTACGGCTGTTCACTGGACCGTCTGACG GTCGGGAACCGCGTGGGTGTGAAGAGGTGCAGTGACGACACCATGCACATCTTCATCGACGGGGAAGACATGGGACCTGCAGCGACTGCATTagccaag AATGTTTACGCCGTGTTGGACCTGTACGGGCGGGTCACGGCGGTGTCCATCGTGAGCTCCTCGCCGACGGAGGACACGGAGAGCGTGAAGGCGCCGCCGTTCTCCTCAGACAGCTGCAgcgaaggagaggaggacagcacCCCCGTCACAGAG GTGGAGACGGAGCCGTGCCCGTCGGTGCCGACCGGGATGGTGTTCTTGGAGAACCACGGCAAGAACATCCAGCTGTCCAACCGGCACCTGACGGCAGCCAGAGTGTCCAGCTACAACCAGGGCCTGCTGGTCACCGCCCAGCCGCTGGCTCGCCTGCAGCTGTTCCAG TTTCAAATCGACCGTCTGAACCCGTCGTGGACGTCGTCGCTGTCGTTGGGGGTCATCGGTCACTCGCCCGACCGCCTCAACTTCCCCTCCACGGCGTGTTGTCTGAAACGCTCCGCCTGGCTTCTGCAGAGAGACTCTGTCTTCCACAACTCcctcaag ATATGTGAGAACTATGGTCCCAACCTGGACACCTGTCCAGAGGGGACGGTGTTGGGTCTGCTGGTGGACGCCAACAGTTGTCTCCACCTCTACGTCAACGGCATGGACCAGGGTGTAGCGGTGCAGGACATTCCTTCACCCTGCTACCCCTTCATAGACTTGTATGGCCAGTGTGAACAG GTTACTATAGTAACGGACAGCGTGCCAGCTGTGGGTGGCGAGAGCGGTGAGACCCGTTGTCAGGGCGACATGGAGAAGGCGGACATGGTTGACG GAATCAAAGAGAGTGTGTGCTGGACGCCGCCTCCAGAGGTCAACCCCAACAAGACGTGTGAATACCAGGCCCTGTGCTCGCGCTTCAAGGACCTGCTCACTTTGCCAg ATGGATATTTTAACGAGGACGCCAAGTACAACCTTTGCTACTGCGAGTCGTGCCACAAGCTCCGGGGCGACGAGGCGTACTACAAGAGAGGAGAACCGCCGCGGGACTACGCCCTGCCCTTCGGCTGGTGCCGCTTCGCCCTCAG GATCAAGCCCCACTGCGAGGCTTCTAATGCGCTGAAGAAGTGGCACATCGCGTACCACGGCACCACCGTGGGAGCCCTGCGGCGCACGCTGGACCACAGCGAGCTGCTGTCTG GGACGTCCTCCATCTTCTCGGTGTCCCCGGTGAAGGCCGAGGGGCCGAGCGGCTACAGCGAGCCGGAGGAGAACAGCGGCCCCGGCAGGGAGGCCCCCAGAGTGCGGCTCTCCCCCACCATGCGCTACTCCGGCATGGAGGTGTTCGCCCCCAAAGTGCA GTTTCGGGACCCCCGTTCTCACCGCAGCCACCACGCCCAGGTGGGGTTCCAGGTGTGCGTGCGTCCGGGCTCCTACAAGGCGGGGCCGCAGACTCTGGGCCACAGCGAGCCCCTGGACCCTCGCTTCAGCAACTCCGAGATCGAATGGGTCACGAAGGAGCAGGGCGGCACGCTGCTCTACGGACTGCTGGTCCGGGTCGAGTGA